In one window of Candidatus Sulfuricurvum sp. RIFRC-1 DNA:
- the mltG gene encoding endolytic transglycosylase MltG: MTYLFSTVTSPKIVYIPQGSVFKSIAHLQDEGVNLYKIDAFILRLLGQPQQGWIDLKEEKTSRIEYLYKLTTAKAATRAITLIPGETTVIFLRQLSDELSLDMNLLQRAYEKHAPYKEGSFVPDTYSIPNAISEEKLIIHLLNESEQKMRIWADEYKKPYNKEKWLQIVTKASVIQKEAASLSDMPFVSSVIDNRIEKGMRLQMDGTLNYGEYSHQKVTARRIRTDKTPYNTYKNKGLPAFPVCNVSKDAIHAALYPKHTDYLYFVRGKNGEHVYSSYFSTHHQNIVNATK, encoded by the coding sequence ATGACCTACCTGTTCTCTACCGTCACATCACCAAAAATCGTCTATATCCCGCAAGGTTCCGTATTTAAAAGTATAGCACACCTCCAAGATGAAGGGGTAAATCTCTATAAGATTGATGCCTTTATTCTCCGTTTGCTCGGTCAGCCTCAGCAAGGGTGGATTGATCTAAAAGAGGAGAAAACAAGCCGTATCGAGTATCTTTATAAATTGACAACGGCAAAAGCGGCTACTCGTGCTATTACCTTGATCCCCGGAGAGACTACGGTCATATTTTTACGTCAACTTAGTGATGAACTTTCACTCGATATGAATCTTCTTCAACGTGCGTATGAAAAGCATGCCCCTTATAAAGAGGGGAGTTTTGTACCGGATACCTACAGTATTCCGAATGCGATCAGTGAAGAAAAACTGATCATACATCTTTTAAATGAGTCGGAACAAAAGATGAGAATCTGGGCAGATGAGTATAAGAAGCCGTATAATAAAGAAAAATGGTTACAAATTGTAACAAAAGCATCGGTTATTCAAAAAGAGGCTGCATCATTGTCCGATATGCCGTTTGTTAGCTCCGTGATCGATAATCGGATAGAAAAAGGGATGCGTCTTCAAATGGATGGAACCCTTAACTACGGTGAATATTCTCATCAAAAAGTGACGGCGCGTCGAATACGCACGGACAAAACTCCCTATAATACGTATAAAAACAAAGGTTTGCCTGCCTTTCCCGTCTGTAATGTTTCCAAAGATGCCATCCATGCTGCACTCTATCCTAAACACACGGATTACCTCTATTTTGTCCGAGGCAAAAATGGTGAACATGTGTACAGTAGTTACTTTTCTACACACCATCAAAACATAGTAAATGCTACAAAATGA
- a CDS encoding AsmA-like C-terminal domain-containing protein translates to MKETIITNIIPKTHRYILFGLFFTFFLGFFTFIALLEGINCDRLSFNGLKIEKLYLKWENGLLIRASKVDLSAFKRDNLPLTLKPLGKLPPLIRHTQRWVKQIDIDTIQYESIRLSLHYRENSLGKITLYDENGSYNGTFSLNENLFKLSLPHARLNGALISGNLTVELPQQRLHTNISLNLPQTPPLIIKASGDTDSLMFALHTDEPLRSVQPIIDFLDVDPEVQPWITHYAKASLITLERFEGKFHYDKPEELIKGLQAKATIFNGEYTFAQGFEPIKSPRIDLYYRVGKLHILPKSGTFYALPTENSSVILDFTTPHTMLDAQIRTAHAKLNVPITNLLNFYDIHLPIQQSSGECDVDLNLSINLHSLDTVVKGIFRPTASELLLDQIPLKTQGGVVNVNRNKVTFDNFTAHYGEDVAHARVKGEYDASSEEGSVSIDAYDIVPLGNKKQLSLWDSREPLRVKYIIAPKGDSLSIMPSRWNVLGEKLDIEAFRAPFDYRNATSSLQSVPFSLSNTIHGKINGYFNGSKKQTDIQIELNDFKLGEIQLTHAPFNIDIHYDHNHSTLRSSHASAWSIHQLPLLLSPFHASMDGNEIAFEQIEAVLGDLLKGKFTGHLSLDTLKGSIRINDMIPLSPKISPLVDAQESLQLSLDASGEEIILDSDALKAHFSTIPNGWKITLDDIALLSMRSPILRQYHVEKGNLNLFYTPENSQYTFNGTIEYPYSLMMINDKAVSKYHFSGLYQDGRTSIRVNDRLIINRRDDQIDVQAKNIGINVPQLFSFLIANQPNQESSSKGDSQTPPIRIHTSNTYLYLMKGRKIVADRMEATLNNDDLDASLYHMGGSAALKIRNGLFYIDGNGFNDKFMEHLFALSDFSGGKFSFQAKGEADAFEGVMRVENTILKDYKVLNNVLAFVNTVPSLATFSLPSYNRQGLPVKEGYAHFAYNKGIVNVDNFTLNSPEMNILGEGRADLNAQILNGTLTLKTDLGSVLGKVPMVGYILFGEDGSLSTTLTLSGKLDDPKVETAIAKEIATAPFNILKRTVVYPFLWMMDDKKKK, encoded by the coding sequence ATGAAAGAGACAATTATCACCAATATTATTCCCAAAACCCATAGGTACATTCTTTTTGGTTTATTTTTTACTTTTTTTCTAGGCTTTTTCACGTTTATCGCTTTGCTTGAAGGTATTAATTGTGATCGTTTGAGCTTTAATGGACTCAAAATCGAGAAATTATATCTCAAATGGGAAAATGGGCTCCTGATTCGTGCTTCAAAAGTTGATCTGAGCGCGTTTAAACGTGACAATCTTCCTCTTACCCTAAAGCCATTGGGAAAACTTCCTCCCCTTATTCGGCATACTCAGCGCTGGGTAAAGCAAATCGATATTGATACTATTCAATATGAGTCCATTCGCCTCTCTTTGCACTACCGTGAAAACTCCCTCGGCAAAATTACGTTATATGATGAAAATGGTTCTTACAACGGCACTTTTTCCCTCAATGAAAATCTCTTTAAACTATCATTGCCCCATGCCAGACTCAACGGTGCGCTCATTAGCGGAAATTTAACGGTAGAACTCCCGCAACAACGGTTACATACTAATATAAGCCTAAACCTTCCCCAAACTCCTCCCCTCATTATCAAAGCATCCGGAGATACCGATTCGTTGATGTTTGCCCTTCATACCGATGAGCCGCTGCGCAGCGTTCAACCGATCATCGATTTTTTAGATGTTGATCCTGAAGTTCAACCGTGGATAACTCACTATGCCAAAGCTTCGTTAATCACTCTTGAACGCTTTGAAGGTAAATTTCATTACGATAAACCCGAAGAACTTATCAAGGGGCTGCAAGCCAAAGCGACTATTTTCAATGGAGAATACACCTTTGCACAAGGTTTCGAACCTATCAAATCTCCCCGTATCGATTTGTACTACCGCGTAGGCAAACTTCACATTCTTCCAAAAAGCGGGACTTTTTATGCTCTCCCAACCGAAAACAGCAGTGTAATTCTTGACTTTACGACCCCTCACACTATGCTGGATGCTCAAATACGGACGGCGCATGCCAAACTCAATGTTCCGATCACAAATCTTTTAAATTTTTATGACATTCACCTGCCGATTCAGCAAAGTTCGGGAGAATGTGATGTGGATCTGAATCTCTCTATCAATCTGCATAGCCTGGATACTGTTGTAAAAGGGATCTTTCGACCTACCGCTTCGGAATTACTTTTGGACCAGATACCGCTAAAAACGCAAGGGGGAGTTGTCAATGTCAATCGAAACAAGGTTACATTCGACAATTTTACGGCCCATTACGGTGAAGATGTCGCTCACGCACGGGTAAAAGGGGAATATGACGCTTCCAGCGAAGAAGGGTCGGTATCGATTGATGCCTATGATATCGTACCCTTAGGGAACAAAAAACAGCTGAGTTTATGGGATTCCCGTGAACCTTTGCGTGTTAAATACATCATTGCTCCCAAAGGAGATTCTCTCAGCATCATGCCATCACGCTGGAACGTACTGGGAGAGAAACTCGACATTGAAGCCTTTCGTGCCCCATTCGACTATCGCAATGCGACAAGTTCTCTCCAATCTGTCCCTTTCAGCCTCTCAAATACTATTCATGGAAAAATCAACGGGTATTTTAACGGATCGAAAAAGCAAACGGATATACAGATTGAACTCAATGATTTTAAATTGGGAGAGATACAGCTCACGCATGCCCCTTTTAACATCGATATCCATTACGATCACAACCATTCAACGCTCCGCTCTTCACACGCCTCGGCATGGAGTATCCATCAACTCCCACTACTCTTATCCCCATTCCATGCGAGTATGGATGGGAATGAGATTGCATTTGAGCAAATTGAAGCCGTCTTAGGTGATTTACTGAAAGGAAAGTTCACCGGTCACTTATCGCTCGATACGCTCAAAGGGTCCATTCGAATCAACGATATGATTCCGCTCAGTCCTAAAATATCCCCTCTCGTTGACGCACAAGAATCCCTTCAACTCTCACTCGATGCCTCCGGTGAAGAGATAATTTTAGACTCTGATGCTCTTAAAGCCCATTTTTCGACCATCCCAAATGGGTGGAAAATTACACTGGATGATATAGCCTTGCTCTCGATGCGCTCCCCTATTCTGCGTCAATATCATGTTGAAAAGGGAAATCTTAACCTTTTTTATACTCCTGAAAACTCGCAATATACCTTTAACGGTACGATCGAATACCCTTATTCACTGATGATGATTAATGATAAGGCCGTATCCAAGTATCACTTTAGCGGTCTCTATCAAGACGGACGGACGAGTATTCGGGTTAATGATCGTCTAATCATCAATCGGCGCGATGATCAAATCGATGTTCAGGCTAAAAACATCGGTATCAATGTCCCGCAGCTGTTTTCTTTTCTTATCGCCAATCAACCGAATCAAGAGTCTTCATCCAAGGGAGATTCTCAAACGCCCCCGATTCGCATTCACACCTCCAATACCTACCTCTATCTGATGAAAGGACGTAAAATTGTCGCTGATCGAATGGAAGCCACATTAAACAATGATGATTTGGATGCTTCGCTCTACCACATGGGTGGAAGCGCCGCGCTTAAAATACGCAACGGCCTCTTTTATATTGACGGAAACGGATTCAACGATAAATTTATGGAGCATCTCTTTGCCCTCAGTGATTTTAGCGGAGGGAAATTCTCCTTTCAGGCTAAAGGAGAAGCCGACGCATTTGAAGGGGTTATGCGGGTTGAAAATACGATTTTAAAAGATTATAAGGTACTCAACAATGTCCTCGCCTTTGTCAATACCGTCCCCTCATTAGCGACCTTTTCACTCCCAAGCTACAACAGACAAGGACTTCCGGTCAAAGAGGGATATGCCCATTTTGCCTATAATAAAGGTATTGTGAATGTCGATAATTTCACCCTGAACTCTCCTGAGATGAATATTCTCGGTGAAGGGCGTGCTGATCTGAATGCCCAAATACTCAATGGTACGCTGACCCTTAAAACCGATCTGGGTTCCGTTCTGGGAAAAGTGCCGATGGTGGGGTATATCCTCTTCGGGGAGGACGGTTCTCTTTCCACAACCCTCACCCTCAGCGGAAAACTCGATGATCCTAAAGTCGAAACGGCGATTGCCAAAGAGATTGCCACGGCTCCGTTTAATATTCTCAAACGGACGGTTGTGTATCCGTTTTTGTGGATGATGGATGATAAGAAGAAAAAGTAA